Proteins from a genomic interval of Streptomyces sp. Tu6071:
- a CDS encoding MBL fold metallo-hydrolase, producing MKLAPHLHRLGNDIVASYLIDAPEGITLVDAGLPGHWNDLQRELREIGRTADDIKGLVLTHGDSDHIGFAERLRVEHGVPVFVHEADAHRTRTGEKPKTPAGPMRPGAALGFLGYSLRKNALRAKYVSEVTEIHDGDVLDLPGSPVIIGMPGHSPGSVAVHVPVADAVFVGDALTTRHVLTGRTGPQPAPFTDDPAEAHASLSRLAPVPASWVLPGHGTPWHASPAELVERIEKA from the coding sequence ATGAAGCTCGCCCCGCACCTCCACCGCCTCGGCAACGACATCGTCGCCTCGTACCTCATCGACGCCCCCGAGGGCATCACGCTCGTGGACGCCGGGCTCCCCGGGCACTGGAACGACCTCCAGCGCGAGCTGCGCGAGATCGGCAGGACCGCCGACGACATCAAGGGCCTCGTCCTCACGCACGGCGACTCGGACCACATCGGTTTCGCCGAGCGGCTCCGCGTCGAGCACGGCGTCCCGGTCTTCGTGCACGAGGCGGACGCCCACCGCACCCGTACCGGGGAGAAGCCGAAGACCCCGGCGGGCCCGATGCGGCCCGGCGCCGCGCTCGGCTTCCTCGGCTACTCGCTCCGCAAGAACGCCCTGCGCGCGAAGTACGTCTCCGAGGTCACCGAGATCCACGACGGCGACGTCCTCGACCTCCCGGGCAGCCCCGTGATCATCGGCATGCCGGGCCACTCCCCCGGCAGCGTCGCGGTGCACGTTCCCGTCGCGGACGCGGTGTTCGTCGGCGACGCGCTCACCACCCGACACGTCCTCACCGGCCGCACGGGCCCCCAGCCGGCCCCCTTCACCGACGACCCCGCCGAGGCCCACGCCTCGCTCTCCCGCCTCGCCCCCGTCCCCGCCTCCTGGGTCCTTCCAGGCCACGGCACCCCCTGGCACGCGAGCCCGGCGGAGCTGGTGGAACGCATCGAGAAGGCGTGA